The segment AAGGAAACGTGTTGATTATTTCACAAAAATGCCACATCTCATCAAAGAAATGATAGTTTTTTatacatcatttaaatatttaatgttgacACAGGAATAGGTGCACACTAGTATAGTAGCTCCCAAAGATTTACGTCACTTTTGTTATAGTTCAACATACCTTTTCTTGATTATACTATTATTTCATGAAACAATGTTAGGATATAATGTAACATGATCTGAGGAATCAGTTTTCTACATGTTTATTCACTCATTTTTTAAGAGCCAAGTGTCATTGGAAAATTGAAAGTTACCAGAAAAATGTGTGCTTCCGTACAgagcaacaaacaaaaacagtcacATTTATGTTGGATATATATCTGCGTCAAATCCATTCTTCCATGGCCTTGAAGGAAACTCGAGCCCACTTGCTGTGGCAGGAGATGTTTCATATGGAAGAACCATCAATCCTGCTCTGGCTCTTGGTATTACCAAACTGTTTTCATATACAAATCCTATCACAGGAAAAGTTAAGACAAGAAAACATCAAAGATTTGAACATTAGAGCATTAACAATGTATCATATTGGTAATGTCTTACCAAGGTCGGGTCTTGTGATAGTCATTTGATTTTGACTAGACTCTAAGGAAACCGTTGAGCTCTGAGTTGAATTAGACTTAATGGATCTCACAGATGCCATGAAAGGAAACGTATTTGGTGGATTGGGTTTGTGTTTGGGAATCACAGTTGCAGTTTGGCTCcattctaaaaaacaatgaagaagttagcatttgtgtttttttttaaacatttttaaggtTGCAAGAGAGAAATCTGTGCTTTACCAGAGCATTCCTGCAGCTTGAAAGCGCCACAACATAAATGTATTCTCCATTGCTTGCGTACGTTTTCCTTCATGAGACAATGGAACACGAAAATAAAGAAACCTGTAAcaaatcaaaaaatataaatagactggatgctaaaactgaattaaatgaatTGTATGTGCTCTTTCTCACCTTGAAGACTGTTCAGTATTGAGAACAGGTAGAGGAGGAACACTTTAACAGGACCCCAAGCGAGAAAAGCCACAGACCAGGTGAGACCCAATAAGAAGGTAAGGCTTGCCACAGTCCGCAGGTCTTTCAAGATCCCACTTCGGGTGCCGGCCGGTTGATTGACTTGCATGTTTCGGATCTGGATCAGAACCACTAAGAAGATGGAGCCATTGCAGAGAAGTATGAAGGCTATGTAGCTCACTACTGACACGTAGAAAACCACATCATTTTGCACCCAGCAACTGAAAAAGATGAAAACATTTGCTTTGATTTGACATGATGGTAATATAAAGTTATTTCTTATCTGTAGTGCTGTTCTGTCACTATGTTCATGAAAAATCAATCATCAAACTTCACTAACAACATTTCCGAATCATCCAGTGTCATTTGAGAATCACTCATGGTGTTCATGCCATATGCGTCTCTCTTTATAGCCACCACCAAGCCACATATAATAAGTGGAATCCCTGTACAAAGATGTAATGGATGTTAAACAGAGATGAACTGAAAACATAAATCTGTctctaaatgtttaaatgatcTGAAATGTCTCACCCCAGCCAAGCAGGCAGAATTTCAAGATGTATGAGGGCACATACACATTGAAAACTTTAACCAAAGCAAAGTACATATTCACAGCCCCTAAGCCCATCCATGTAAAGGAAGTCAGTAGGAAATAGTGTAAGGTCACGGCCACAGCAATGCACAGGCCATAGATGCCAAAGGAAGAAATCCAGGAGTTCAGCAGGAACACCAGGTTCAGTCCCAGTAATGCAAGAGACAGATTCAACAGAATTTTGGATGGGTAGTCTCTTCTTAACTTCCTATTAAGAAGCAAAGCATTGAAGTTAATGGCAAAGCAATGTAACATGAAAAAAGAattgtaaactttttaaataGACACATTACAAGTACGCCGCATTGCCATATATAAACATCAATTGAAAATTAGATCTTACTCTAAAAGGGTGTATGTTAGCACTGTGATCCCAAGAAAGCATGAAGACACACCACAGCCCATGTATGTAATAAGAGTGAGGATTTGTTCATTTTTCTCATCAATGGGCGTTCTGGACACAtccttaaattaaaaaataaaagaaaatcattgCTTAATGCATACTATTGAGGCTAAAACATCCAATGCATATATACTAGCTTttcttttgtattctatctattgtttcctttttattatacaattaacaataGCAAAAAAGGCCTCTTACACTAGTTTGCTCTTTTCTTTTtagttattatataatttaaaaatcaaaccTTGCTACATGTGCAGTGTTAAGTTAATTAAGACTTGTTATAGCGCTTgcgtatcattgctcttttgttgattttgattgcttccattgtcctcatttataagacgctttggataaaagcctctgctaaatgactaaaggtaaatgtaaatatataattaattgaaacTGAGTATCAAACACAGAATCGTTTCGTACCAGCAGCACTCCAAAGTGGGTCATGTGGTCACACAGACAGGTTGTGTAATCACTGCTGGTATTATATGTCCAGCACCCCTTTGGATTCCATCCGCCATATCCATCTAAAACAGGACATGCACAAACCCATCAACACATGAGATGTAGAATCTGAGAAGAAGAATAATGTGTtcatatagtccaagtgacttgCCATTCTTATTGAAGTCCCAGTAGACACACTGGACATCCTGGTCTTTCTGTTAAAGATAGAGACAATTAAAAAATGATTCCTGccagtgtttttaatttttctggacaTTACTAAGAACAACTGTACTTACTTTCTTACTTATTAGATGGTGCAGAGTGACAGCAACATACTCTTTTAGGTTTTCAATGTATCCTGTGGCATTAGTCACACTCGCAGACACCACAAAAGTGTTCAGTCTTTTCCCATCTGGGTCATTCTGAGACAAATTCAGAAATATAGTGTTTCAAATAATCTAACAGTGAGATAGACAAACTGTAAAATTGACATCTGCCACTGACAGAGTAAGAGAAAGTCACCTTTGTTTGAAAGAGAGTGGGAACtccataaaactgaaactgaacacGGGGGCTGGTGTTGTTTATAATGGGGAATCTCTCTTGTATTTCAGAGGGCAGAGAAACGAAGGCCACTGTACCATCAAAAGGCTCCCGGTTGATATAAATCTATAGAAGAAAAGCATTTGATTATTGTGTGATGATTTATAtgattcattatattatatttacatagaggcaaaaaaataaataaaacagaaatacaaacttGCTGGCCAAATTTCATCTGAAACATTCAATGATCAATTCTTGATAATgcttaattacataaattatatataaattcaattataaatgatcatataaatatattatattatattatattatattatattatattatattatattatattatattatattatattatattatattatattatattatattatattatgatgaTGCAGAGTGTTTCAAAAGCTTGGGtttgtcattattttgtttaatgttttttattttattttattattatgctcaccaaggttgcatttatttgagcaaaaacagtaaatatgataaaatgtgttttattaaaatattataacataccattttttatttattatatttttatttattatattatttattgtggaaaccatgatccatttttgaggattctttgaatagaaagttcaaaataacataatttacttttagttttttatagCAATACAAAGGTCTGTACTGTCAAATTTCTATCGAagttaatgcatttttgcttaaGTATAGGCCTAATTGTTTCTTAAACAAACACAAGACTATATCCCCTAACCTCtgaataatagtatataaaaataaagttccACTGGTTTGGTGAAGGTGCTGTGCACTCACCTCAGGGTTTAAGCCTTTGTTAGTGGAAGAGACTCCAAAGGTAAGGTTGTGAAAATTTCCTTGGTCAATATTGACCACTGATATTGCTAAGGCAGGAGCTGTTAAGCTGAATGACTCTCCATTGAACCCTAACATCTGGTCTCCGACAGACTCTGTGATGTTCAGAATGCTATACAAATACAGGGAAGGATGTTTTGTTTACACGGAAAACAAAATCTGCCTGTAAAACCTTCACATCAACAGTAgacttaattttatatatatttacacacaataTATTTCACTGTTAACCAcacaaatgaaatataatttcctatatttgtttgatttttattacttttattgttgaataaaaatcaaggaaatatattaaatgaacacTCAGTGTCACACACCTGTTGGTGAAGGGCAGCAGGTTGCTGTCAGACTCCAGGATGTCAGATGTGATGTTGATGATGACCTCTCCCAGCGGAGGCGTGATCACGCTAACGTTAATCACATCGGCTAGTTTATCCAGTACCGTTGAGAGCTCGTACTCGTCCAGATTTTTGTTCTCATGTATCAAGTCCTCAATCATAAGCAGAATATCTTCCGCATTGTCTAATAGGCAAAATGCATAGGGATTGTTTTAGGATGCGCCCATGTAGATATTTGTATCATACAGAGGCTATTGTGTTAAAACAGATTTCTATCCACTTGTGTATTTGCTGTGAATGAGATGACTGTATGTTCAGTTCATTTCTGTTTACTTTAAAGGAAACAAACAACATGTGGATTGCTGAACATTTCCTCACCATCAGGGTATCCAAGATTTGGaatatttagcattacatcacttgctatCACCAGTGGGTCTTCTTTGTGTGTTAACGTTGGTtagcaagtgacgtaatgctaaaTTTGTCTACAATTTATTCCAAAGAACTTCTacaccttggatggcctgagagtgagtacattttcagcaaatttccattTCTGGGTGAGCCATTGCTTTAACTGGAAGCTTGTGTATCTAATGTTCACCGTTAGTGACTGTAATGTCTTCCAGGTCTGACACACTGTTGACCACAACCTGGCATTGCCCCAGGTCTGGAGATTTCCAAAGAGCACCAACGTTTTCATCCAGAATACTGTTTGGAGAGAAGGGCGAGAAGGACACAATCAATAAACTTATCAAACCATGAGTTATTTGGATCACTTCCCCCCCATTAACTATTGCAAACCGCTCAGAGCTGCTTGACTCCAAGATACACAGCATTATATAACGCTGTTCAAGTTCAGGTTTAAAACCTGCTCATCCATTTTATGGCTGTAAATAAACCTTGAACGACTGGAACATTATGGAAAAACAAGAGATTGCTTTCGACTCTGCAATGAAATCGATCATTCAAACAGTTTTGACATTAATAATACTACTATATGGTACATATATGTGATTAATTGGTTTACAGCAGCCCCTTCAAATATTATATCAGACAGCTTCCTCTTTTTAGAGTTAGTGATTAGGAACAATAACCCAGTGGAGAGTCAAAAGATTTACAGGCTATCCATCAAGTTCTCATTATGTACAGTAGAacagatttaaaaatgttaaatgatttcatgcaattattatatttagattaaagtttcaaattaatgttttccATAAACAATGTTTGTATAAGCAAAGGAAAGGATTATTAAAACTTTGATCATAATGTTTCATGACTTAACAGGAGCATTGGGAGACTGTTCATAGAATATATTTATTAGAAGTGAATGGCATGAATTATTTTTGCATATATGTCTGACGCTGATAGTCATACAGAAATTACATACTTTACCATttaaagtcatgttttttttgtttttttaaagcatgctTCATATTTCAAaggtatttcaaatatttaatagatttcttaaaaaaattatgaagcaaTTTCTGACTTCAATTCTATTTAGGTTGAAACAAATCTTTTTAAGAGAGTCTCTTACCATTGCCTATAGGCTTTCTTTTCAGGGTTTCCCACACATGGAAGTGAGGTGTTGCGCTGAACCCCAGTTGGGGGCCAACTGAAAAGCCCTTGCCTGGTGTGATGGTTGTGCCCAGGACAAGGCCCTGTTTTTAGATAAGAAGAGAGATACATTCAGAcagctttgtatatatatatatatatatatatatatatatatatatatatatatatatatatatatatttaaatagtttctgtCCATATTACAATCAAACACAGGTATGTACTGTAGTACCGAGAATGTATCATAGCCTGATCCTCTCATCAtctgatttaatttttctttggATGTATTACATACCAATATAAGAAATTAAGATGTCCTCAGGTTGTGCATATAAGAGTGCTGTTTCACTGTTGTACTGTTTCTCCAGAAGCCCATGAATCATTTTTTCCGTCTTTATAATGTCCGAGGAAGTTGTTACCTGGGCATGAAACACACAGCTATGGCTGGGAACAAGCCATATCAGATAACTCCATTAAAACACATGGTATGTTCGCAACAATTATTGCTTACTATTGCTTACTTTTCTTCAACTGCTGTCTTGTAATGAACATCTCACCTTGTCACTGAAAGCAGAGAGTGCTGCAAGGCAAATACACAAGATAATAgaaaacagaattatttttactcaatttccaattcagtttacatttctaaaacaaacttaaaaatattttcttttttacttttttatgttaatttcagtagacacacaaaaaaagagaattgCTGTTAGTTATTTGGAAGTTTGTACCTTTCTATCCactttaaatgattttgtttccACACTGCAAATGCAAATCAGACATGTTAAAAAAATTCTATAGTGAGTATTGGTGTTTGGTCTGTTCTCTGCAATAAAAACAAGAATGACTAACCTTCgtttttgtgcatgtgttgaGGAAGTCAAGAGTTTAAAGTGCAACACCTGTATTCCATTACCAGAAAGAGTTTCTTGAAGCTGCGGTGATGATAAAACAACTGTGACATGATGCTGAGATGTGATACTTATTTCCAGTTTGACATGCAACATATTTGGCTGAATTTAGGTTCTCTTTGTTTTATATCTTACCCAGGTTGTAATTATGTTCTCAGGGTCACCAGAGCCATTGACAGTCACATTGACATTGACACTGAAATAACTTTCTGTATTCAATACAGAGAGATGGTGTGAAATATTCCATACTTTGTAAAATCATGAACTGTACATGAGTTTAAAGAACATGGctttataaaagaaaacaaaaaggcaATTCTTGACCTGATATGTTTCCTTCAGGTGAAATAGTAGAAGAGCATGCGGTTGTATTTAATGTAAGACTTCTTGTGGACGATAAAAAAGTCGTGGAACTTCCTGCCAGGGTTGTTTCCATGATTGGTGTGGAGGtagtgactgtaaaaaaaaatgaggagGTAAACATTCAAAGAATCCTTGTGTTAATCTAAAATTGCACATAGGCCTATGAATGTTACAGTCTATAAGAGAGAaactggtagcactttattttacagtcttgttcctcatgtacatactatgtacttattatagtaattacaataactatgtaataactaggtactaaccctaaacctacccctaaacctaaccctaccccatgcagttaccttgtattaccagaactttcttagataaatacactgtaagtacactataagtacatgttagtacacgtactgtaaaataaagtgcaaccgagaAACTGATACATAAAGTTGCTGTACAGACTTTTTGTTGTTTCAGTTGAGGATGAAACTTCTGTTGTTATTGCCACTTGATTGGGTGTTGTGACTATTGTTTTTGCAGGAGTAATCATTTCAGTAGCTGTAGATGTCAGTTGAGGAATTGTGGTTGTTTGTGTTTCAGTCCCGGTTAAGGGTGGGTCTGTGTCTAGGTCCGGCCAAAGATCATCtaagtaagagtaaaaaaaaatggtttgcatGGAAATTATGCTTTGTTTTGttggaatttttttaagcatcctAGCCATCTGATTTACCAAGAGTATATATGAAGATGAAGTTAGCATCTGTGTTTATTTCAAAGTGGTCAATTTTGTAAGGCTTGGCGAGGATCTCAGTGAGTTCATCCTGTATTTCTCCTACGTCAGCATTGGGAATCACATTCAGGTGAGCCAGGCAATCAAACCTACAAAGATATATAAGGATGACATTATCAAACATTTCTTAAACTTTAAATTTATCAgtaataatgcatgtttttttttcctgaaaggtaaataaatatgccaaaacaaatgaatgaaaggCAGATTTTGACAGTTCTTTTAGAATGGAGATAAGAAACAATTGAGAAGAGATAATCACTGGCTGAGTCCAGGACTGGTGGCAAACAGTTGCATGGTCGTCCCCTGCAAAgagatatttatattgttagtttgatgatttttaattttacatacaaatagtcttaaaggaatagctcaaccaaaaatgaaaatttgttgaatgtcattagaacagatttggacaaatttagcattacatcacatgctcaccaatgaatcacctgcagtgaatgggtgccttcgGAATGAGTgttcaaacagctaataaaaacattagaTTAATCCACTAGTTATCCACACGACTCCAGGCCATTAATGAATGTTTTGTGAAGTTGAATGCTTTGTGTTTGTAGGATTCATGATTTAGACATTTTAACTGTAAATGATTCCTTTAGCCAAAATCCATAATaacgtttcctccagtgaaatggTCCAGTCCCTATTGATATTTTATCTTAGCTGAAAGCAATATCttgaaaaatatcttaatgatagatttgtttcatgcaaacatgcagctttcgCTTCATTATGCATGCTGTGGTGTAATCCTAAATTTCACAAACTCTTGGATGGCTGGAAGGTGAGTTCATTTTATGcatatttccatttttgggtgaactgttactTTTTTGCTATTGACTTACCTTTGCACTTCCATTGGATCGTGTAAGAGTGctgtaaaaaaagacaaaatgagtCAATTTGGAATCTGtcctggatttttttatttattttttttactatatttagaAAGATATTACAAGGTCTTACCTTCCTATAGGGAACACTTTTACTTTATGCAAATATACATGTTTTGGCCATTCTTCTAATGCTTGTGTCAACTTGAAGAGAAGAAAGATATAGGCTACAGATATTATTGACATTTTGTCTTGGTACTTGCAGCAGTAAAAAATTAAAGGGTGTTTTCTATAGCTTACCCACTGATGAGCAACTTCTCGGGCATcgtaaatgtttgttttgtttccgtCTTCACGAATGATGACAAGCACTAATTTTACTTCATAAAAAGGCCAGTCTGGAACAAGAGGACATTGTGTTAGATATAAAAGGGTCCAATACAGAGACAGAGATTTAATTAGCGATAATAAACGGTTTACTATATTtcctttacaataaataattggaCTTCATATGTAACTTTTGGCCTTTAGCGATTAAACATGAATTATGGTAAATGTaagtttattaattataaaagtgtattaattattattaaatataaatttaactaTAAACCAACATTTAATtctaaagtaactagttactacTGAGTGACATCTCTAACTATATATGTATTAACTTGTccatttactttttatgtttatttacagtTCATTATCAAAAATAAAGTCACACAAATCTGGGTTTTGAACTGTATTTATGTTGATAAGTTTGTGAAAACTGAAAACcttatattaaatagattttttaaaaaattgtgtgtatatttgtgtcaCTTACTGCACTTCTGCGTAACGTCTTGTAAAGGTGTACAGTCCTGGGCTTTGTTCCAGATTCTTTTCTCCCAATGCAGCATATCCCCATCAGTGCAGGCCATCGTGGAGATCTCTTGAGCGCTGCGTACTTGTTTCCACATCCTGAATAGACTTAAGCTGCCCTTCAGTTCAGTGCCCGTCTCGATGCTTATCTTGTTCTTCACAAAATTGTGGGCCACAGCTAAAGTCAGAGTGCCACCGGCGGCCACGCTACAGCAATAAGGATGCAGAGCCGTTTCAGACTGTGGTTTTAATTCTACTTTGGTTCCATTGACATAGACTTTTGGTTCAGTCATGGATTTGGACCAGGTCATGCAAATGGAATGCCAGTTGTCCAAGGACACCACCGAAGATTTGGTCCAGACTCTCCCAAACATTATGATATGGAGTTCTTCTCCAAATCCCTTCAGCCCAAGTTCTATGCGTGTTTTATTAGGGTGCAGGTACGTGAACGCGGTCCAGTATGAATTGCTGAGCTTCCTCtttatgttcacacacacactgagctcatTTAAGGAAggtattttgtgttcatttttcaAGAACCAGAAGCTGCAGTCTTTCTGCATGAAGTCTATCTTCTTCCCCCACAAACTGGTAGCATTTACTGACCCTCAGGAttagaaaaattattttgtaaatcacattttagCACATAAACACTTCTCTCAAATGTTCATAAATCAAGCAAACAAAGCTTAATATGGATCAGGTAACTCAGCAGTCCCAGTttagaaatttattttataatttgtgaatgttaatatattttttacaacaaTACCTTGATCCTTCAATGATATTATACAAAAAATGAGGAAGATGAATGAGACCTGAACCAGTCTGTTGCGTTTTTCCATTCTCCACCTGACAAAAGGcaagaaataataataagcaaacaTTGCATTATGCTGTGAAATATAACACATGTAACTGTacaaagattttaaaaatgaagCATAAAAATtggttttgcttttattttacatattttaagacAGTGTATTGTGCTCCACtgcaaacataaaattatttccCACTTTACTGCTAATTGTATTAATATGTACCTTTTGGTGTTAAAATGCACTTTTAAGTGTAATGTTTGCCATTACATTACTAATACATACAGGTAAAAGATCGTTTCCCTTTGCATTCTAGCTTTTTTCTTAGTGTTGAAATATATTCTGACCGGATCATTTTACTAAatcaatctatatatataaaaaaattttcttAGTAAATTATTCAATCATTTTTCATTATGAAGTCACAAAAAATGTCAGATGTAACAGAATTCAAATCCATAATCCAAAAAACAGAAAATAGGCAACTCACCGAATTCAGCATCTGTCAGTGTCAAATTTCCACACAGGTCATTTCTTCATTTAGGAGAGTTTTTTTtgaacatgtactgtatgttggtATGAAGAAATAACAGTGAGAGAGATCTTGTGTTCATGTTAAAAAGTCCCCCGGCGAACTTTTGGGTTATTCATTAAGCTCATCAATCATTATCTTATTCAGATTAGCCATGACATACTGTCAACCAATGACtgtgcacattcacacacaccatCTTCATAAAGCAGCTATACGATCAGTCAGTATCTGTTATGATTAGCAAACAACAGTTGCAACTTGAAGTATTTTTGTTCACTTTACTCTGAAATCGCCAAATTCATTAAGTGAAATATATAACGTAAGCTAAAATCTTTATCTGGTGCTGCCTTTATTTTGATCATCTGTACTGATAAGACAATCTATGCTCTTGAACTAATACATGAATACATTGGTAAGTTCTGAaatgtaaaacacaattaaaactgtactttaaaatataactGGAAACAGCTAGATTCTGGCTGTCATTGTTTTTGTCGTTCATCAATgttttgaaagtgattccagTGATGACCTTCTGTGTCTTTATCGGTATAGTTGAATTCTCATAGACTTAGAACGattactgaaatgttttagttATCTTTGTCATTATCATTATCAGTGTACAATATCAATATGCTTTGTTGAACACGTGGTATAAGTGGGGAAAATGCCCCCTtatggggggggggtgaaatgctcgttttcactcaatatcctgttaatcttgagtacctatagagtagtactgcatccttcataactccaaaaagtctttagttttattatattcataagagaaagatagtctgtaccgatttttcccggaaaaacacgaccggctggaggcgtgacgtgtgggcggagctaaagaatcacgagcgcgagtgagcttttgctttgatagcgtttggaagctgtgacacagatccagaggctgaaatttaacaagagcagcatcagcaacgacgtctctttgtggtatgtactaaaactgtatatatttgcttagcggttttggaaaatgactaagttccactttatgacgtcttttttttttaaagctgtacatgtggaaagtgcagtttgatgacaacatcgcatgttgtttacttgatgtgcttacgcgccgatagctaagttaacaacacagagatatttgaagcagttttactcaccgcatgcggttcaaacacacgattgtgaccctttttctttgggattgcattatccttaagaaataaacgatgtgcaaatcaagcgtcaaactgggtcttgtttgtaaaacaagcatcttcgaaatgcagggaacaaacacaaacacttgcacaactccgttgatcctctgtaaaaataaactccatccactggtcccttaatgctgttttttttttttggtaatctgtgcagggttgtcttgccctggcaaccaaaaactcacttctgtgacatttcgcgatgctctcgctctgatcagtgaatgctcT is part of the Carassius auratus strain Wakin chromosome 10, ASM336829v1, whole genome shotgun sequence genome and harbors:
- the adgrg4b gene encoding adhesion G-protein coupled receptor G4, yielding MQKDCSFWFLKNEHKIPSLNELSVCVNIKRKLSNSYWTAFTYLHPNKTRIELGLKGFGEELHIIMFGRVWTKSSVVSLDNWHSICMTWSKSMTEPKVYVNGTKVELKPQSETALHPYCCSVAAGGTLTLAVAHNFVKNKISIETGTELKGSLSLFRMWKQVRSAQEISTMACTDGDMLHWEKRIWNKAQDCTPLQDVTQKCNWPFYEVKLVLVIIREDGNKTNIYDAREVAHQWLTQALEEWPKHVYLHKVKVFPIGSTLTRSNGSAKGTTMQLFATSPGLSQFDCLAHLNVIPNADVGEIQDELTEILAKPYKIDHFEINTDANFIFIYTLDDLWPDLDTDPPLTGTETQTTTIPQLTSTATEMITPAKTIVTTPNQVAITTEVSSSTETTKITTSTPIMETTLAGSSTTFLSSTRSLTLNTTACSSTISPEGNISESYFSVNVNVTVNGSGDPENIITTWLQETLSGNGIQVLHFKLLTSSTHAQKRSVETKSFKVDRKHSLLSVTSHSCVFHAQVTTSSDIIKTEKMIHGLLEKQYNSETALLYAQPEDILISYIGPCPGHNHHTRQGLFSWPPTGVQRNTSLPCVGNPEKKAYRQCILDENVGALWKSPDLGQCQVVVNSVSDLEDITVTNDNAEDILLMIEDLIHENKNLDEYELSTVLDKLADVINVSVITPPLGEVIINITSDILESDSNLLPFTNSILNITESVGDQMLGFNGESFSLTAPALAISVVNIDQGNFHNLTFGVSSTNKGLNPEIYINREPFDGTVAFVSLPSEIQERFPIINNTSPRVQFQFYGVPTLFQTKNDPDGKRLNTFVVSASVTNATGYIENLKEYVAVTLHHLISKKKDQDVQCVYWDFNKNDGYGGWNPKGCWTYNTSSDYTTCLCDHMTHFGVLLDVSRTPIDEKNEQILTLITYMGCGVSSCFLGITVLTYTLLEKLRRDYPSKILLNLSLALLGLNLVFLLNSWISSFGIYGLCIAVAVTLHYFLLTSFTWMGLGAVNMYFALVKVFNVYVPSYILKFCLLGWGIPLIICGLVVAIKRDAYGMNTMSDSQMTLDDSEMFCWVQNDVVFYVSVVSYIAFILLCNGSIFLVVLIQIRNMQVNQPAGTRSGILKDLRTVASLTFLLGLTWSVAFLAWGPVKVFLLYLFSILNSLQGFFIFVFHCLMKENVRKQWRIHLCCGAFKLQECSEWSQTATVIPKHKPNPPNTFPFMASVRSIKSNSTQSSTVSLESSQNQMTITRPDLGFVYENSLVIPRARAGLMVLPYETSPATASGLEFPSRPWKNGFDADIYPT